A single genomic interval of Amblyraja radiata isolate CabotCenter1 chromosome 33, sAmbRad1.1.pri, whole genome shotgun sequence harbors:
- the LOC116991291 gene encoding lens fiber membrane intrinsic protein-like: MYSFMGGGLFCAGIGNILLVVSTATDYWMQYRRSGNFMHQGLWRYCVPGKCYLHTDSVAYWDATRVFMILSLLACFIGIIIGFLAFMQYSSFTKFDRTFAAGMLYFISCLFVLLAMAIYTAVTINSYGKRYGDWRFSWSYIIGWVAVVLTFFAGIFYMCAHRLHESPQNSNPR, encoded by the exons ATGTACAGTTTTATGGGTGGAGGTTTGTTCTGTGCTGGTATAGGCAACATCCTGCTTGTTGTTTCCACAGCAACAGATTATTGGATGCAGTATCGCCGTTCTGGCAATTTTATGCACCAGGGCCTGTGGAGATATTGTGTGCCAGGAAAATGCTACCTGCACACTGACAGTGTTG CCTACTGGGATGCCACTCGAGTATTCATGATCCTCTCCTTGTTGGCATGCTTCATTGGCATCATTATTGGTTTCCTGGCATTCATGCAATACTCTTCCTTCACCAAATTTGACAGAACCTTTGCCGCAGGaatgttgtattttatttcat GTTTATTTGTGTTGCTTGCCATGGCTATTTATACAGCCGTCACGATAAATTCTTACGGTAAACGTTATGGCGATTGGCGCTTCTCCTGGTCCTACATCATTGGATGGGTGGCTGTGGTGCTCACATTCTTTGCAG GTATCTTCTACATGTGTGCCCATCGTTTGCATGAAAGCCCACAAAATTCAAACCCACGCTAG